A region of Thermococcus argininiproducens DNA encodes the following proteins:
- a CDS encoding lipoate--protein ligase family protein: MRFIPLIVAKPEIQMAMDEAILKARIEGKVEDTVRLYIFKPSSITIGRFQSVEYDVNLEKCKELGIPVVRRITGGGSVFHDQYGEITYSVIIGEDFHESLKNVDESYRFLASPLVEAVKELGLDSRFSGLNDIVANGKKISGSAQTRKKGVILQHGTLMYATRLDILASVLKVSQKKLQDKGITSIWERVTTLEREGLKLSREEVYALLKMKFFEKFPLKEDKLTDYELELVEELIEEKYGNEGWNFQR; encoded by the coding sequence ATGAGATTTATTCCTCTGATTGTTGCAAAGCCTGAGATTCAAATGGCTATGGATGAAGCTATATTAAAGGCAAGAATCGAGGGGAAAGTCGAAGATACTGTCAGGCTCTATATTTTCAAACCGAGTTCCATTACAATAGGTAGATTTCAAAGTGTTGAGTATGATGTAAACTTAGAAAAGTGCAAAGAGTTGGGGATTCCAGTTGTGAGGAGAATAACTGGTGGTGGGAGTGTTTTTCATGATCAATATGGAGAGATAACATATAGTGTTATTATTGGAGAAGACTTTCACGAGAGTTTGAAAAATGTTGATGAAAGTTATAGGTTCCTTGCAAGTCCACTTGTTGAGGCTGTAAAGGAACTTGGTCTTGATAGCAGGTTTTCAGGTTTAAACGATATAGTTGCTAACGGAAAAAAGATAAGCGGGTCTGCTCAAACTAGGAAAAAAGGAGTTATTTTACAACATGGTACATTAATGTATGCTACACGTCTCGATATTCTTGCCTCTGTCCTTAAGGTCTCTCAAAAGAAACTTCAAGATAAAGGCATCACGAGTATATGGGAACGAGTCACAACATTAGAACGAGAGGGACTCAAACTTTCTAGAGAGGAAGTGTATGCCCTTTTGAAAATGAAGTTCTTTGAAAAGTTTCCCCTTAAGGAGGATAAGCTAACTGACTACGAACTGGAACTTGTAGAAGAGCTGATAGAAGAAAAGTATGGCAATGAGGGCTGGAATTTTCAAAGGTAG
- a CDS encoding signal peptidase I: protein MAERNLLGGWKADAAFLLISLVVVFMVHSGLKVALHTDSPLVIVISGSMEPTFYRGDVVLLKGVPSSEIKVGDVVVYRRPYTKYPIIHRVRKILEYNGKRCFVIQGDNNWVHDFYPLDINEFPYLKSYLPLAEGDVLPCIPEEAIESKALLVFPKIGYLPLIVREKLGLG, encoded by the coding sequence ATGGCGGAAAGGAATTTACTAGGTGGTTGGAAGGCCGATGCTGCGTTTTTGCTTATTAGTTTAGTGGTAGTCTTTATGGTGCATAGTGGGTTAAAGGTGGCACTCCACACAGATTCACCCTTAGTCATTGTAATAAGTGGTTCTATGGAACCAACTTTCTATAGGGGGGATGTGGTACTTCTTAAAGGAGTACCCTCTAGTGAAATAAAAGTAGGTGATGTAGTGGTCTATAGGCGTCCATATACAAAGTATCCAATAATTCACAGAGTTAGAAAGATTCTAGAGTACAATGGAAAAAGGTGTTTTGTTATACAAGGAGATAATAACTGGGTCCATGACTTTTATCCTCTTGATATTAATGAGTTCCCATATCTAAAAAGTTATCTTCCACTGGCTGAGGGTGATGTCCTTCCATGTATTCCGGAAGAGGCTATTGAATCAAAAGCTTTGTTAGTATTCCCGAAAATAGGATATCTTCCATTAATCGTAAGGGAAAAGCTTGGTTTAGGATAA
- a CDS encoding DUF531 domain-containing protein has translation MLTLSLYNSYDPKKIHEAHLRAIARAAPICYAFNFHLALVGFPFEKKKPAEIAMEISENTTIGESGKYLLELAKSNKFHVLEFPKSGFPPQFGNVVATTRKPDENKEISSHQLAQRALRGESFMLVVGLGRHGLPKEIFKLARYHLDITDGKRISLETCTAIGSIPTKIRTLMEALKWRKGIY, from the coding sequence ATGCTCACTCTGTCATTATACAATTCATATGATCCAAAAAAGATTCATGAGGCCCATTTAAGGGCAATTGCTAGGGCAGCACCAATTTGTTATGCTTTTAATTTCCATCTTGCACTTGTGGGGTTCCCATTTGAGAAGAAAAAGCCAGCGGAGATTGCTATGGAGATATCGGAAAATACTACAATAGGGGAAAGTGGTAAGTATCTTCTAGAATTGGCAAAGAGTAATAAGTTCCACGTTCTAGAATTCCCTAAATCGGGCTTTCCTCCGCAGTTTGGTAATGTGGTTGCGACCACGAGAAAACCGGATGAGAACAAAGAAATCTCTTCCCATCAACTTGCCCAACGAGCACTTAGAGGAGAAAGCTTTATGTTAGTTGTAGGTCTCGGGAGACATGGTTTACCGAAGGAAATATTTAAGTTAGCTAGATATCATTTGGATATAACTGATGGAAAAAGAATCAGCCTAGAGACGTGTACGGCAATTGGCTCAATACCAACAAAAATTAGAACACTAATGGAGGCATTGAAATGGCGGAAAGGAATTTACTAG
- a CDS encoding dipeptidase yields MIFDVHSDLPTYIYEERKKGRSAVLETEFSKFFSGHITSRVMAVWSRPEKRATALRYALEVINNLHKDIIESPSFVFVTNVTEMQEAIKDNKVALWLGLEGGEPIEDSLDLLEVFYNLGVRVLTLTWNLRNAIGDGVLERTKGGLTNFGVEVLGKAEELGILIDISHINENGFWDVIETTAFPIIASHSNVYSLCKHSRNLKDEQIKAIAERGGVIGINAIPSFIDHEAPTLEKMINHLKYIVDLVGYKYVGFGFDFVYYLGNQSGKRVKGFENESDIPKLVRALEDIFSKKEIEAIVFKNFERVFERVVG; encoded by the coding sequence ATGATTTTTGATGTTCATTCAGATTTGCCTACTTATATTTATGAAGAACGAAAAAAGGGAAGAAGCGCTGTTCTAGAAACTGAATTCTCCAAATTTTTTAGTGGACACATAACCTCTAGAGTAATGGCCGTCTGGAGTAGGCCCGAAAAGAGAGCCACTGCACTTAGATATGCACTTGAGGTTATAAATAATCTACACAAGGATATTATAGAAAGTCCAAGTTTTGTTTTCGTGACAAATGTCACCGAAATGCAAGAAGCAATTAAAGATAACAAAGTAGCACTTTGGCTAGGATTAGAAGGTGGGGAACCCATAGAAGACAGCCTAGACCTGCTTGAAGTCTTTTATAATCTGGGTGTAAGAGTCCTAACACTCACCTGGAATCTTAGAAATGCCATTGGTGATGGTGTTCTTGAACGAACTAAAGGAGGGCTCACAAACTTTGGAGTTGAAGTTCTAGGGAAAGCGGAAGAGCTTGGAATACTCATCGATATCAGCCACATTAATGAAAATGGCTTTTGGGATGTGATTGAAACAACAGCTTTTCCCATTATAGCATCGCATTCAAATGTATATTCCTTATGCAAACACTCAAGGAATTTAAAAGATGAACAGATAAAAGCAATAGCTGAAAGAGGTGGAGTAATTGGAATTAATGCGATTCCAAGTTTTATAGACCACGAAGCCCCAACGCTCGAGAAAATGATAAACCACCTCAAATACATAGTTGATTTAGTGGGGTATAAATATGTAGGCTTTGGATTCGATTTTGTTTATTATCTCGGAAACCAAAGTGGAAAACGAGTTAAGGGATTCGAAAATGAAAGTGATATCCCTAAATTAGTGAGGGCCTTAGAAGATATTTTCAGCAAAAAAGAAATTGAAGCAATCGTATTCAAGAACTTTGAACGGGTTTTTGAGAGAGTTGTTGGATGA
- a CDS encoding class I SAM-dependent methyltransferase has protein sequence MEEIYFLTFREARRLLLLSGEVRANLDLRKTNRTHTVVVKENKVIFPNGDEVEKSVLKKIAKDENTVYFIKDGHVYKAAIARNGFYKLVPTIPPTIEINGIRMHRTKDTNPLKDTRSKVDTVNPQEGDFVLDTCMGLGYTAIESAKRGAYVMTIEKDPNVIELAHLNPWSSELFSSQNIQVIQGDAFEIIRRFSDKTFDIVIHDPPRFSLAGHLYSEEFYKELFRVLKPKGRVFHYVGKPGGKYRRKDLQKGVMERLRKVGFIKVRRAEEALGVVAFKP, from the coding sequence ATGGAGGAAATATACTTCCTTACCTTTAGGGAAGCTAGGAGGCTACTGCTCCTGAGTGGTGAAGTGAGAGCAAACTTAGACTTAAGAAAAACAAACAGAACTCACACGGTTGTGGTTAAAGAAAACAAAGTAATATTTCCTAACGGAGATGAAGTTGAAAAGAGTGTTCTTAAAAAGATAGCAAAAGATGAAAACACTGTTTATTTCATAAAAGATGGACATGTATACAAGGCTGCAATAGCTCGCAATGGATTTTACAAACTAGTTCCAACAATTCCCCCCACAATAGAAATAAATGGGATTAGAATGCACCGTACCAAAGACACAAATCCACTAAAAGACACAAGAAGTAAAGTAGATACTGTAAATCCTCAAGAAGGAGATTTTGTTTTAGATACTTGTATGGGATTAGGATATACAGCTATAGAAAGTGCAAAACGTGGTGCTTATGTGATGACTATTGAAAAAGACCCCAATGTCATTGAACTGGCCCATTTAAACCCCTGGAGTTCAGAACTTTTTAGCTCCCAAAATATTCAAGTGATTCAAGGAGATGCATTTGAGATCATCCGGAGATTCAGCGATAAAACCTTTGACATAGTCATTCATGACCCTCCTAGATTTTCCCTAGCTGGACATCTTTACAGTGAGGAGTTCTATAAAGAACTGTTTAGAGTCCTTAAACCAAAAGGAAGGGTTTTTCACTATGTGGGCAAGCCTGGCGGTAAGTACAGGCGAAAAGACTTGCAAAAAGGTGTCATGGAAAGACTAAGGAAAGTTGGATTCATAAAAGTGAGACGAGCTGAGGAAGCCCTAGGGGTTGTGGCTTTTAAGCCATAG
- a CDS encoding AIR synthase family protein yields MLPLGKIRSEVLKEIVLKNLPLDDTKIIYGPREGFDSAVLEYDDDNYLVIATDPILGVPKEKFGFFTYHFASSDVAVFGANPRWIIVDLLLPPKTTKEDLTLIMKTLKNECNKYNTSILGGHTGVYNTVKEITATTTAMGLVKKNELRLPLAKAGDDIIITKGIAIEFAVGVAWFKRDELRKILSPSEINTLKEMYRLETVIPDALVARKFARGMHDATEGGLTALHEIANNSGVGFKVYYERIYIPSLVKKVVNHYKVDPLTLSSTGTLIIISPKEKTKTLIEELHRHGIKAFRIGKFTESKERILIRRGKEEEFPEFKSDAYAEIY; encoded by the coding sequence ATGCTCCCACTTGGCAAAATTAGGAGTGAGGTCCTTAAGGAAATAGTCCTCAAAAACCTACCTTTAGACGATACAAAAATCATCTATGGACCAAGAGAAGGATTTGATTCCGCTGTTCTAGAATATGACGACGATAATTACCTTGTTATTGCCACAGATCCCATTCTGGGAGTCCCCAAAGAGAAATTCGGCTTTTTCACTTACCATTTTGCATCAAGCGATGTGGCCGTCTTTGGAGCAAACCCAAGATGGATAATAGTTGACCTCTTACTTCCCCCCAAAACCACAAAGGAGGATTTAACACTCATCATGAAAACACTAAAGAACGAGTGTAACAAATATAACACATCGATTCTTGGTGGCCATACTGGAGTTTACAATACCGTCAAAGAGATAACCGCAACAACAACAGCCATGGGATTAGTAAAGAAAAATGAACTAAGACTTCCATTAGCAAAGGCTGGAGACGATATCATCATCACAAAAGGTATTGCAATAGAATTTGCAGTTGGTGTCGCATGGTTCAAGAGAGACGAGCTCAGAAAAATACTTTCTCCATCAGAAATAAATACTCTGAAGGAGATGTACAGACTCGAGACAGTAATTCCTGATGCCTTAGTAGCAAGAAAATTTGCCCGTGGTATGCACGATGCAACTGAAGGAGGATTGACAGCATTACATGAGATTGCCAATAATTCTGGGGTGGGATTTAAGGTTTATTATGAGAGGATTTATATTCCATCACTCGTTAAAAAAGTAGTGAATCATTACAAAGTTGACCCATTAACGCTCTCCTCTACAGGTACATTGATAATAATTTCCCCAAAAGAGAAAACAAAGACTCTAATCGAAGAACTTCATAGACACGGGATTAAGGCCTTTAGAATTGGAAAGTTCACAGAAAGCAAGGAAAGAATACTCATTAGAAGAGGAAAAGAAGAAGAATTCCCAGAATTTAAGAGCGATGCATACGCTGAGATTTATTAG
- a CDS encoding mRNA surveillance protein pelota codes for MKIIHQDPKEGKIKVKVETLDDLWHLYHIIDENDIVYAKTLRKQSQRSDSLRPEKVQAIPVFLGIKVEKINFHKFANALRITGPIIYSSREEVPLGKYHTIAVEENNTITIQKERWKKHHIERLEEAVKASQRARVMIAVIDEGEADIAVVREYGVETIANIVHNLGGKRYNADRESEEKKFFHDLAKTIMEIMKRENVEKAIVAGPGFTKENFYKFISENYPDLAKKVVIEDTSVTGRTGIYEVIRRGTVDKVYHENRVAREIQLVEKVIEEIAKNGLVAYGLGEVEEAANYGAIETLLVLDELLKDELKEKIEEIMEFVRGTRGNVVIVSSEHEGGEKLKALGGIAALLRYKIK; via the coding sequence GTGAAGATAATTCATCAAGATCCTAAAGAGGGTAAAATCAAGGTGAAGGTGGAGACTCTTGATGATCTCTGGCACCTTTATCATATTATTGATGAGAATGATATTGTTTATGCCAAAACTCTCAGGAAGCAAAGCCAGAGAAGTGACTCTTTAAGGCCAGAAAAGGTTCAGGCGATTCCAGTATTTTTAGGAATAAAGGTCGAAAAAATAAACTTTCATAAGTTTGCCAATGCTCTAAGAATAACTGGCCCCATAATTTACAGTTCGAGAGAGGAAGTACCTCTTGGAAAGTACCATACAATAGCGGTTGAGGAGAACAATACGATCACAATTCAGAAAGAGAGATGGAAAAAACACCATATAGAACGCTTAGAGGAAGCAGTAAAAGCTTCTCAAAGGGCACGAGTCATGATTGCTGTGATTGATGAAGGAGAAGCGGATATAGCAGTTGTTAGGGAATACGGCGTTGAGACAATAGCAAATATAGTTCATAACCTTGGGGGAAAGAGGTATAATGCTGATAGAGAGAGTGAAGAAAAGAAGTTTTTCCATGATCTGGCAAAAACTATAATGGAGATAATGAAAAGAGAAAATGTGGAAAAGGCTATTGTGGCTGGGCCAGGCTTTACAAAAGAGAACTTTTACAAGTTTATAAGTGAGAATTATCCAGACTTGGCAAAAAAAGTTGTTATAGAAGACACAAGTGTCACTGGAAGAACCGGAATCTACGAAGTGATTAGAAGAGGAACAGTAGATAAAGTTTATCATGAGAATAGGGTTGCTAGAGAAATTCAGCTTGTAGAGAAAGTGATCGAGGAAATAGCAAAGAATGGTCTTGTTGCATATGGTCTAGGAGAAGTTGAAGAAGCAGCTAACTATGGGGCTATAGAGACACTTCTTGTTCTGGATGAACTCTTAAAAGACGAACTTAAGGAAAAGATAGAAGAAATAATGGAATTTGTGAGAGGGACAAGAGGGAATGTGGTAATAGTGAGCTCTGAACATGAGGGCGGAGAGAAGCTCAAGGCTTTGGGAGGGATTGCTGCGTTATTAAGGTATAAAATAAAGTGA
- a CDS encoding MBL fold metallo-hydrolase: MKIKIMYISHNCFVLDLREFVIVFDYSDFVVNEEGDESIKNYLSNRDVIMLFSHAHRDHFSPSMVKFKDNARSFKCVASADILESYPSTRDICVLLKPHQTVAFDGLEIKAYPSSDAGCAYLIKYKGAIIYYGGDNADWRRSGMEEEVQRLILQVYRSSVEEIAAKVGEVDIAFADFCKVCHDFGGLSFLHEKLKPKLLVPMHFFGRIELFKEALPFFVSLKANVFVYEHPGDILEVEI, encoded by the coding sequence ATGAAAATTAAAATCATGTACATATCACACAACTGCTTTGTGCTGGATTTGAGAGAGTTTGTGATAGTTTTTGATTACAGCGACTTTGTGGTTAATGAGGAAGGTGATGAGAGCATCAAAAATTATCTCTCGAATAGAGACGTCATCATGTTATTTAGCCATGCTCACCGGGATCATTTCAGCCCCTCCATGGTGAAATTTAAAGATAATGCGAGGAGCTTCAAATGTGTAGCTTCGGCAGATATTTTGGAGTCTTATCCATCAACTAGAGATATTTGCGTTCTTTTGAAACCACATCAAACTGTTGCCTTCGATGGGCTGGAGATAAAAGCATATCCAAGCAGCGATGCTGGCTGTGCTTATCTCATAAAGTACAAGGGAGCTATCATATATTATGGTGGAGACAACGCGGACTGGAGACGGAGTGGCATGGAAGAGGAAGTTCAAAGGCTTATCCTGCAAGTATATCGCTCGAGTGTGGAGGAGATAGCTGCAAAAGTGGGGGAAGTGGATATTGCATTTGCTGATTTCTGTAAAGTGTGTCATGATTTTGGTGGCTTGTCTTTTCTGCATGAAAAGCTTAAGCCCAAATTGCTCGTGCCAATGCATTTCTTTGGTAGGATAGAGTTATTTAAGGAAGCACTGCCTTTCTTTGTTTCATTAAAAGCAAACGTATTTGTATATGAGCATCCGGGAGATATCCTTGAAGTTGAGATTTAG
- a CDS encoding 50S ribosomal protein L15e → MGMYKYIREAWKSPKKTYVGDLLKQRMIKWRREPSIIRIEKPTRLDRARNLGYQAKQGYVLVRVRVRKGGRKRPRWRGGRKPSKMGQVRYSPKKSLQWIAEEKAARKFPNLEVLNSYWVGEDGMYRWFEIIMVDPHHPVIKSDPKIAWIAGKAHKGRAFRGLTSAGKKSRGLRNKGKGAEKIRPSIRAHQGRGK, encoded by the coding sequence ATGGGAATGTACAAATACATTAGGGAAGCTTGGAAAAGCCCAAAGAAGACCTATGTGGGAGATCTCTTAAAGCAAAGGATGATTAAGTGGAGAAGGGAACCAAGCATTATTAGAATCGAAAAACCAACCAGGCTTGACAGAGCCAGGAACTTAGGGTATCAAGCAAAGCAAGGTTATGTTCTTGTGAGAGTTAGAGTGAGAAAAGGTGGACGAAAGAGACCAAGGTGGAGAGGAGGAAGAAAACCCTCAAAGATGGGTCAGGTTAGATACTCACCAAAGAAATCCTTACAATGGATTGCTGAAGAGAAAGCTGCGAGAAAGTTCCCCAACCTTGAAGTCCTCAACTCTTATTGGGTCGGCGAGGATGGAATGTATAGATGGTTTGAGATTATTATGGTGGATCCACACCACCCAGTAATTAAGTCCGATCCAAAAATAGCTTGGATTGCTGGAAAGGCCCACAAGGGTAGAGCCTTTAGAGGACTAACCTCAGCCGGTAAAAAGAGCAGGGGGCTTAGAAACAAAGGTAAGGGTGCTGAGAAAATTAGACCAAGCATTAGGGCTCACCAAGGACGGGGTAAGTGA
- a CDS encoding RNA-binding protein: MSKLQAHHIRVSTFAHATEDPEKVLEAMGIFFPEDIPSEDIEFEILETEGYFGNPIKVINAEVKKSKSVKKILKHLTELLNDEDKEYLLENLEEKVDETGTLFIRLNKQKAYLGEAEVDEGEDVIQIKIKIKAFPMKKETVMKTVQEWLSE, translated from the coding sequence ATGTCAAAACTTCAAGCTCATCATATAAGAGTCTCAACATTTGCCCACGCAACTGAAGATCCCGAAAAAGTCTTAGAAGCTATGGGAATATTTTTCCCAGAAGACATTCCTTCAGAAGACATCGAATTTGAAATACTCGAAACGGAAGGTTACTTTGGAAATCCAATCAAGGTGATAAATGCCGAAGTTAAAAAAAGCAAAAGTGTTAAAAAAATACTTAAACATCTCACGGAGCTTTTAAATGATGAGGATAAAGAATACCTCCTTGAAAACCTTGAAGAGAAAGTTGATGAAACAGGAACACTCTTTATTCGCCTCAACAAACAAAAAGCATATCTAGGAGAAGCTGAAGTTGATGAAGGCGAAGATGTTATACAGATCAAGATAAAGATAAAAGCATTTCCAATGAAAAAAGAAACGGTAATGAAAACCGTTCAGGAGTGGTTGAGTGAATGA
- a CDS encoding Ribonuclease P protein component 3 — MKFIEMDVRSKDAYELAKEWYDEVVFTKKLILKTLPNFDKLKNEVNELKKEYGKVALLIITDKPSIIREVKRRVPKALIYVQGGNLRVTRFAMESKVDAIISPEFGRRDNGLDHVLARLASRNDVAIGFSLSQLLRKSSYERSTLLKFMIQNWKLVNKYKVPRFLTSSAESKWEIRSPRDLMSFGMALGMEIPQAKASLTFYPEKIFRKIERV; from the coding sequence ATGAAATTTATTGAAATGGACGTAAGGAGTAAAGATGCCTACGAACTTGCCAAGGAGTGGTATGATGAGGTAGTCTTTACAAAAAAACTTATTCTAAAAACTCTCCCAAATTTTGATAAACTCAAAAATGAAGTCAATGAACTCAAGAAAGAATATGGGAAGGTTGCACTTCTCATTATCACAGATAAGCCTTCCATAATACGAGAGGTAAAACGGAGGGTCCCAAAAGCTTTAATTTATGTCCAAGGTGGGAACTTGAGAGTTACTCGGTTTGCTATGGAAAGTAAAGTTGATGCCATAATCTCCCCTGAATTCGGTAGGAGAGATAATGGACTTGACCATGTTCTTGCGAGACTTGCATCAAGAAATGATGTAGCCATAGGATTTTCTCTTTCCCAATTATTAAGGAAAAGTTCCTATGAGAGATCTACCTTGTTAAAGTTTATGATACAGAACTGGAAACTCGTAAATAAATACAAAGTGCCAAGGTTTCTAACATCTTCTGCTGAATCAAAATGGGAAATCCGATCCCCAAGAGACCTTATGAGCTTTGGAATGGCTCTAGGAATGGAGATTCCCCAAGCAAAAGCATCTCTGACCTTTTACCCAGAAAAAATTTTTAGAAAAATAGAAAGAGTATAA
- a CDS encoding DUF835 domain-containing protein yields MVDYSMVSTIQGMVVLIADLLAFTLILRVYRKTKRRSALFISLAWFFDFLTVINYTVLNPYAIGFFLSIASVLMFCGTVELCKEEDRGVPLIKILPFSLIGPLLALYFIGLEILAKMGIIDIIEGFLVMAGSHATAGIFFLLAGYSIRGIEDIYGRKARYLFIGLVLFGIHLFPIPIIYGLPEHLQKIYPIIGYAISAVLVVSLTTLTIKLTYSDEFSELRALEVPQITIEPGVLIVNKEKYTILKETLKDIPVLAFVRDLKEVSDVWERYFITTISKEGKDNFISPTNLERMTELSYRYLRMMEEKGSRGIVIFDCLEYLLMYNDFKSVMKFLNKVKDFVMHHNGTLIIVAEKDAFEDPQWGILTRLLEEA; encoded by the coding sequence ATGGTAGATTACTCAATGGTCTCCACTATTCAGGGGATGGTTGTGTTAATAGCAGATCTCTTAGCGTTTACTCTTATTCTGCGTGTTTATCGAAAGACCAAACGTAGATCTGCACTGTTTATTTCATTGGCTTGGTTTTTTGACTTTTTAACAGTAATCAATTACACTGTGTTAAACCCATATGCAATTGGATTTTTCTTGAGTATAGCTTCTGTTTTAATGTTTTGTGGTACCGTAGAACTCTGCAAAGAAGAGGATAGAGGAGTACCGCTTATAAAGATATTACCATTTTCGTTAATAGGCCCACTACTTGCTTTATACTTCATTGGCCTTGAAATTTTAGCAAAAATGGGGATAATTGACATAATAGAAGGTTTTCTTGTAATGGCAGGTTCTCATGCAACTGCTGGAATATTTTTCCTGTTGGCTGGATACTCTATTAGGGGTATAGAGGACATATATGGAAGGAAAGCAAGATACCTTTTTATTGGACTCGTACTTTTTGGAATCCACCTCTTCCCAATTCCAATAATTTACGGTCTTCCTGAACATCTTCAGAAGATATATCCAATAATTGGATACGCTATTTCGGCAGTATTGGTTGTCTCTTTAACAACTCTCACAATAAAACTAACGTATTCTGATGAATTCAGCGAATTGAGAGCATTAGAAGTTCCTCAAATCACAATAGAACCTGGGGTTCTGATAGTGAACAAGGAAAAATATACAATCCTAAAAGAAACGTTAAAAGATATTCCCGTATTGGCATTTGTTAGGGATTTAAAAGAGGTGTCCGATGTTTGGGAACGCTATTTCATAACCACAATCAGTAAAGAGGGCAAAGATAACTTTATCTCCCCAACCAATTTAGAGAGAATGACTGAACTTTCATATAGATATCTGAGAATGATGGAAGAGAAAGGAAGCAGAGGGATCGTGATTTTTGATTGCTTAGAGTATTTGCTGATGTATAATGATTTCAAGAGTGTGATGAAGTTCCTAAATAAAGTAAAAGATTTTGTCATGCACCACAATGGAACTCTTATAATCGTTGCAGAAAAAGATGCTTTTGAAGATCCACAATGGGGCATTTTAACGCGTTTGCTAGAGGAGGCATAA
- a CDS encoding AMP-binding protein: MAGIVLGDINTNDLRYTAEKAYETTEFWKEKFIETNIDELTPKSLLSATDKIFITPHDLYNIDKLWPTYIKNVEIFHGVMRTSGTTGDPKRVPFTHDDKKRYRRQARSWALEYLEGSIMASFTAPLPSSSGVFAIEGFSDANIRYHQIPIQYLRMRDALIKELRGIKATGIFGLTAAVYNLSLTLPEDIRNDIQLIIMGGETLTKELAKVVLDNFPNAVIFDVFASTEDGLTGYRLITKKKVTPFTFSDSLIVLKQTKDEEYKEYHEIYITKVMKEGELTGLPLFNYKIGDLAKVVDGKIVNVIREKDTISLAGAKLHIDQVMDIVHRYPFLIDFVIIYHPLSPENPKPKATIRVGYTEEKPAGIEDEIRELIYEANNPVRYEVEEAKSSELRIEAVPAKEVRKNLPQKPGKTKRIFIVGKDI, from the coding sequence ATGGCAGGGATAGTACTTGGAGATATTAATACCAACGATTTGAGATATACAGCCGAAAAAGCATACGAAACTACAGAATTCTGGAAAGAAAAATTCATAGAGACAAATATTGACGAATTGACCCCCAAAAGCCTACTTTCAGCTACTGACAAAATTTTCATAACACCCCACGATTTGTACAATATAGATAAACTATGGCCCACATATATAAAAAACGTGGAAATCTTCCACGGAGTAATGAGAACAAGTGGAACTACAGGGGATCCAAAAAGAGTACCTTTTACACATGACGACAAAAAGAGATACCGCCGTCAAGCTCGTTCTTGGGCCCTAGAATACCTAGAAGGATCTATCATGGCATCGTTTACTGCCCCATTACCGTCTTCATCCGGAGTTTTTGCGATTGAAGGATTTTCAGATGCAAACATTAGGTATCATCAAATTCCCATCCAATATCTGCGAATGAGAGATGCACTAATAAAGGAGCTAAGAGGGATAAAAGCTACAGGAATATTTGGATTAACTGCTGCAGTGTACAATCTTAGCCTAACTCTCCCAGAAGATATAAGAAATGACATTCAGCTCATAATCATGGGTGGAGAAACACTAACAAAAGAGTTAGCAAAAGTAGTTCTTGATAACTTTCCAAATGCAGTAATTTTTGATGTATTTGCAAGCACAGAAGATGGGCTAACTGGATATAGATTAATCACAAAGAAAAAAGTAACTCCATTCACCTTTTCAGACTCTCTAATAGTCCTTAAACAGACCAAAGACGAAGAGTACAAAGAATATCATGAAATTTACATAACAAAGGTCATGAAAGAGGGAGAGCTTACAGGATTACCACTGTTTAACTACAAGATTGGCGACTTGGCAAAAGTCGTTGATGGAAAAATTGTAAATGTCATAAGAGAAAAGGACACAATAAGTCTCGCCGGGGCAAAACTCCACATAGACCAGGTTATGGACATAGTTCATAGATATCCCTTCCTAATAGACTTCGTGATAATCTATCACCCACTCTCTCCAGAAAATCCAAAACCAAAAGCTACAATAAGGGTAGGATACACAGAAGAAAAGCCAGCTGGTATAGAAGATGAGATAAGAGAGTTGATATATGAGGCAAATAATCCAGTGAGATACGAAGTAGAAGAAGCTAAATCATCAGAGCTTAGAATAGAGGCTGTTCCAGCGAAAGAGGTTAGAAAGAACTTACCTCAAAAACCAGGGAAGACTAAAAGAATTTTCATCGTTGGAAAAGATATCTGA